From a region of the bacterium genome:
- a CDS encoding DUF5659 domain-containing protein, whose amino-acid sequence MQKLELNDFYLAAYLIASGYEMLDISRIGNQSIFIFGGSEGIRQKVGNYYANIADVNAPRFAQEIKKL is encoded by the coding sequence ATGCAAAAACTTGAACTAAACGATTTTTATCTGGCCGCGTATTTGATCGCGTCTGGATATGAAATGCTGGACATTTCCCGTATCGGGAACCAGAGCATTTTTATTTTTGGAGGATCCGAGGGAATCCGCCAGAAAGTGGGCAACTATTACGCGAACATAGCGGATGTGAATGCGCCGCGCTTTGCCCAGGAGATAAAGAAGCTGAA